The Dehalogenimonas sp. 4OHTPN genome window below encodes:
- the leuD gene encoding 3-isopropylmalate dehydratase small subunit, which yields MLKGRVHKYGANVDTDAIIPARYLNVSDPYELARHCMEDIDLDFVKKAKPGDIIVATTNFGCGSSREHAPIAIKASGVSAVIARSFARIFFRNAINIGLPLLESPEAVEATDAGDELEINLDAGTINNLTKGKTFHAAAYPEFMSGIIKAGGLIEYTRERLKNISGGAAKTTKAA from the coding sequence ATGCTAAAAGGCCGCGTTCATAAATACGGCGCCAACGTGGATACCGACGCCATCATTCCGGCCCGCTATCTCAACGTCTCAGATCCGTACGAACTGGCCCGCCACTGCATGGAGGACATCGACCTGGACTTCGTAAAAAAAGCTAAGCCTGGCGATATCATCGTGGCGACGACCAACTTCGGCTGCGGTTCGTCACGGGAGCACGCGCCCATCGCCATCAAAGCCTCCGGCGTCTCGGCCGTCATCGCCAGGAGTTTTGCCCGCATCTTCTTCAGGAACGCCATCAACATTGGCCTGCCGCTCTTGGAAAGCCCGGAAGCGGTGGAAGCCACCGACGCCGGTGACGAACTGGAGATAAATCTCGATGCCGGCACCATCAACAATTTGACCAAGGGTAAGACGTTCCATGCGGCAGCCTACCCGGAGTTCATGAGCGGCATCATCAAGGCCGGCGGCCTCATTGAATACACCCGAGAGCGGTTAAAAAATATCTCAGGCGGCGCGGCAAAAACGACAAAAGCCGCTTGA
- the leuC gene encoding 3-isopropylmalate dehydratase large subunit: MNLAEKILAAHAGKERVSPGEFISARVDVVLANDITAPIAIREFWKLGLEKVFDPKKIVLVPDHFVPNKDIQSAEQAKILREFARAQGVNFFECGQMGIEHVILHEKGLVMPGDLVIGADSHTCTYGALGAFATGMGSTDVASAMATGDIWMKVPPTIKFVYKGRLPKHVGGKDLILYTIGKIGVDGALYAAMEFGGEVIEKLSMEGRFTMANMAIEAGAKAGLFYADKKVVAYAKGRGKRQPVVFEPDADAKYEAVHEYDVSGIEPQVALPHLPSNVKPVSQVGRVYIDQVVIGSCTNGRFEDLQVAANILNKKKVNSNVRCIIIPGSQQVYMDALRSGYIEVFIEAGCAVSTPTCGPCLGGHMGILAAGEKCLATTNRNFIGRMGSPKSEVYLAGPAVAAASAIAGKIVSPGDLAT, encoded by the coding sequence GTGAATCTAGCCGAAAAGATACTGGCCGCTCATGCCGGCAAAGAACGGGTCAGTCCAGGCGAATTTATTTCCGCCAGGGTAGACGTCGTTTTAGCCAACGATATCACCGCGCCTATCGCCATCCGGGAGTTCTGGAAGCTGGGGCTGGAGAAGGTCTTCGATCCCAAGAAGATCGTCCTGGTCCCTGACCATTTCGTGCCGAATAAGGATATCCAGTCAGCGGAGCAGGCCAAGATATTGCGGGAATTCGCCCGCGCCCAGGGGGTCAATTTCTTCGAGTGCGGCCAGATGGGTATCGAGCACGTCATCCTGCACGAAAAGGGCCTGGTCATGCCCGGCGACCTGGTTATCGGCGCCGATTCCCACACCTGCACCTACGGCGCGCTGGGAGCTTTCGCCACCGGCATGGGCTCGACCGATGTCGCCTCGGCTATGGCTACCGGCGATATCTGGATGAAAGTGCCGCCGACCATCAAGTTTGTCTACAAGGGTAGGCTGCCCAAGCATGTCGGCGGCAAGGATCTGATCCTTTACACCATCGGCAAGATCGGCGTTGACGGGGCTCTTTACGCTGCCATGGAGTTCGGCGGCGAGGTCATCGAGAAGCTATCAATGGAAGGTCGTTTCACTATGGCCAACATGGCCATTGAGGCCGGCGCTAAGGCCGGGCTGTTTTACGCGGATAAAAAGGTGGTAGCTTACGCCAAAGGCCGGGGCAAACGCCAGCCGGTGGTCTTCGAACCCGACGCTGACGCCAAATATGAGGCTGTTCATGAGTATGACGTTAGTGGCATTGAGCCGCAGGTAGCCCTGCCGCACCTGCCGTCCAACGTCAAACCGGTCAGCCAGGTGGGCCGGGTTTACATCGACCAGGTGGTCATCGGTTCCTGTACCAACGGTCGCTTTGAAGACTTGCAGGTCGCGGCCAATATCCTAAATAAGAAAAAAGTCAACAGCAATGTCCGCTGCATCATCATCCCCGGCTCTCAGCAGGTCTATATGGACGCTCTGCGCTCCGGCTATATTGAGGTCTTCATCGAGGCTGGCTGCGCCGTGTCCACCCCCACCTGTGGGCCGTGTCTGGGCGGCCATATGGGTATTTTAGCGGCCGGTGAGAAATGTCTGGCCACCACCAACCGCAACTTCATTGGCCGCATGGGCAGCCCCAAGTCTGAAGTCTATCTGGCCGGTCCGGCGGTTGCCGCGGCATCGGCTATTGCCGGTAAAATTGTATCGCCCGGAGACCTAGCAACCTAA
- a CDS encoding MgtC/SapB family protein: MTDEVTMLLRLVLAGTLGAVIGIQREKAGKAAGVRTLALIALGSSLFTILSIFAFETADPARLAANIVTGIGFLGAGTIILRREEGIVEGLTTAATIWVAAAIGVAAGAGLYFIAAAAGGLVLVVLLLPHVHSDQGSKKK, from the coding sequence TTGACAGACGAAGTCACCATGCTGCTGCGGTTAGTTCTGGCCGGAACGCTGGGAGCCGTGATCGGCATTCAGCGTGAAAAGGCAGGAAAAGCGGCTGGGGTCCGCACCTTGGCTTTGATAGCTTTAGGGTCGTCGCTATTCACCATCCTGTCCATTTTTGCCTTTGAAACCGCGGATCCGGCGCGCCTGGCGGCCAATATCGTCACCGGCATCGGTTTTCTAGGTGCCGGCACCATCATATTGCGGCGGGAAGAAGGCATCGTCGAGGGATTGACTACTGCGGCGACTATCTGGGTGGCCGCCGCCATCGGCGTCGCCGCCGGCGCCGGGCTTTATTTCATCGCCGCCGCCGCCGGCGGGTTGGTACTGGTGGTGTTGCTTCTGCCTCATGTGCATTCAGACCAAGGGAGTAAGAAGAAGTGA
- a CDS encoding 2-isopropylmalate synthase: MNKLLIFDTTLRDGEQAAGASLNIHEKLEIARALEALGVDIIEAGFPVTSLGDFEAVKRIASEVRGCTVCGLARANPKDIDRAWEALQKARDPRIHVFISSSEVHMVHQLKKSRDEVLSLARDMVARAKGYCSNIEFSPMDASRSDPQFIHALLEAVIGAGATTLNIPDTVGYAMPFEFGSLIEGIFNNVPNIDKAVVSVHCHDDLGLSVANSLEAVRRGARQVECTVNGIGERAGNAALEELVMAIRTRPDQYDVTTSINTELIYPTSRLVSQRTGFPVQPNKAVVGANAFRHQSGIHQDGVIKMPKTYEIMDPKTVGVPASSLVLGKLSGRHAFKERLAELGYNLSECDFDRAFAAFKELADKKKEVTDRDIESLVAEEQRTVIEAYHLDRLQVTCGDRGIPTAAVRLIGPGGKVLEDAALGTGPVDAVYKAINRLVGVPNRLTEFSITSITAGIDAIGEVFIRIESEGVSYSGRGADTDVIVSSAKAYMNALNRLLAVRMNGQAKTPSGTVN, encoded by the coding sequence ATGAATAAGCTACTAATCTTCGATACCACCTTGCGCGACGGCGAACAGGCAGCCGGCGCATCCCTCAACATCCACGAAAAGCTGGAGATTGCCCGGGCGCTGGAAGCCTTGGGCGTGGATATTATCGAGGCCGGTTTCCCGGTAACCTCACTCGGCGACTTTGAAGCAGTCAAACGCATAGCCTCAGAAGTCAGAGGCTGTACCGTCTGCGGTCTGGCGCGGGCCAATCCCAAAGACATCGACCGCGCCTGGGAGGCGCTGCAAAAAGCCCGGGACCCGCGCATCCACGTTTTCATTTCTTCCTCCGAGGTGCACATGGTGCACCAGCTAAAGAAAAGCCGGGACGAAGTTCTTAGCCTGGCCCGCGATATGGTCGCCAGGGCAAAAGGCTACTGCTCCAACATCGAGTTTTCCCCAATGGATGCCTCCAGATCCGATCCGCAGTTTATCCATGCCTTGCTGGAAGCGGTCATCGGCGCCGGGGCGACTACGCTGAACATTCCTGATACCGTGGGCTACGCCATGCCGTTCGAGTTCGGAAGCCTCATCGAGGGTATTTTCAACAATGTTCCCAACATCGATAAAGCGGTTGTTTCAGTGCATTGTCACGATGACCTGGGCCTTTCGGTCGCCAATTCGCTGGAGGCTGTCAGGCGGGGTGCCCGCCAGGTGGAATGCACCGTGAACGGCATCGGCGAACGAGCGGGCAACGCTGCCCTTGAAGAACTGGTGATGGCCATCAGAACAAGGCCAGACCAGTATGACGTGACGACTTCCATAAATACCGAACTGATCTATCCCACCTCGCGCCTGGTATCGCAGCGCACCGGCTTTCCTGTCCAGCCAAACAAGGCGGTGGTTGGGGCTAACGCCTTCCGCCACCAATCCGGCATCCACCAGGATGGTGTCATCAAAATGCCCAAGACCTATGAGATTATGGATCCCAAAACGGTCGGCGTCCCGGCTTCTTCGCTGGTGCTGGGCAAGTTGTCAGGCCGCCACGCTTTCAAAGAGCGCCTGGCCGAACTGGGCTACAACCTGTCGGAATGCGATTTCGACCGGGCTTTCGCCGCTTTCAAGGAACTGGCCGATAAGAAAAAAGAGGTTACCGACCGGGACATCGAGTCGCTGGTCGCTGAAGAACAGCGTACGGTCATCGAGGCTTACCATCTTGACCGCCTGCAGGTAACCTGCGGCGACCGGGGCATCCCGACTGCGGCGGTAAGACTCATCGGGCCCGGCGGTAAGGTTCTTGAAGACGCGGCCCTGGGCACAGGACCGGTGGATGCCGTCTACAAAGCCATCAACCGCCTGGTCGGCGTGCCTAACAGGCTGACGGAGTTTTCAATCACCTCGATAACCGCCGGCATCGACGCCATCGGCGAAGTCTTTATCCGCATCGAGAGCGAGGGCGTGTCATATTCCGGCCGCGGCGCTGATACCGACGTCATCGTCTCTTCGGCCAAGGCTTACATGAACGCTTTGAACCGCCTCCTGGCGGTAAGGATGAACGGGCAGGCGAAGACTCCCTCGGGAACAGTAAATTGA
- the ilvC gene encoding ketol-acid reductoisomerase encodes MATIYYEKDCNPKLLPGKTIGIVGYGSQGHAHAQNLRDSGYKVIIGGVPGSPSCCRAADEKFEVMATADMAKKADLIMMLAPDQVQARVYREDIAPHLRPGMTLMFAHGFNIHFGQILPPDNIDVAMIAPKGPGHMVRQVYTEGAGVPALVAVHQDATGNAKATALAYAAGIGAARAGVLETTFAEETETDLFGEQAVLCGGASALIKAGFETLVEAGYQPEVAYFECLHELKLIVDLIYQGGLRYMRYSISDTAEYGDYSRGPRIVTDETKEEMWRILTEIQDGSFAREWILENQAGKPHFNALRRIEASHPIELVGEELRGMMSWLKKPKK; translated from the coding sequence ATGGCTACTATTTATTACGAGAAAGACTGCAACCCGAAGCTTCTTCCTGGCAAGACCATCGGCATCGTCGGCTATGGCTCGCAGGGCCACGCCCACGCCCAGAACCTGCGCGATTCGGGCTACAAGGTCATCATCGGCGGTGTGCCCGGCTCGCCGTCATGCTGCCGCGCCGCCGACGAAAAGTTCGAAGTTATGGCCACCGCCGACATGGCCAAAAAGGCTGATCTCATTATGATGCTGGCCCCGGACCAGGTCCAGGCCAGGGTCTACCGTGAGGACATCGCCCCTCACCTCCGGCCGGGGATGACACTGATGTTCGCCCACGGCTTCAATATCCACTTCGGCCAGATATTACCGCCTGACAATATCGACGTGGCTATGATCGCGCCCAAGGGTCCCGGCCACATGGTGCGCCAGGTTTACACCGAAGGCGCCGGTGTGCCGGCCCTCGTCGCCGTCCATCAGGACGCCACCGGCAATGCTAAAGCCACCGCCCTGGCCTATGCCGCCGGCATCGGCGCCGCCCGCGCCGGGGTGCTGGAGACGACTTTCGCTGAAGAAACAGAGACTGATCTCTTCGGCGAGCAGGCAGTACTCTGCGGTGGCGCCTCGGCGTTGATCAAAGCCGGATTCGAGACGTTGGTCGAGGCGGGCTACCAGCCGGAGGTGGCCTATTTCGAATGCCTGCACGAACTGAAACTCATCGTCGACCTCATCTACCAGGGCGGCCTGCGCTACATGCGCTACTCCATCTCTGATACTGCCGAGTACGGCGACTACAGCCGCGGTCCGCGGATCGTCACCGACGAAACCAAAGAAGAGATGTGGCGGATCCTGACCGAGATCCAGGACGGCAGCTTCGCCCGCGAATGGATTTTGGAGAACCAGGCCGGTAAGCCGCACTTCAATGCCCTGCGGAGGATCGAGGCGTCCCACCCCATCGAACTGGTGGGGGAGGAGTTGCGCGGTATGATGAGTTGGCTCAAGAAACCGAAAAAATAA
- the ilvN gene encoding acetolactate synthase small subunit — MASNKHTIVALVADRPGVLNRMASLFRRRGFNIDSIAVGHSETPHLSRMTIVAEGSDTQVEQIRKQVEKIVDVIRVQDISGLNIVSRELALIKVKSTPETRSEIMQIVDIFRAKIVDVSADSLMVEATGDEEKVDSLYNLLKSFGIKEISRTGRIAMARGDQGGRRDEGDV, encoded by the coding sequence ATGGCCAGCAACAAGCACACTATCGTCGCCCTGGTGGCCGACCGCCCCGGCGTCCTCAACCGTATGGCCAGCCTGTTCCGCCGCCGCGGCTTCAACATTGACTCCATCGCCGTCGGTCACTCAGAGACGCCGCACCTTTCCCGCATGACCATCGTCGCCGAGGGCTCCGACACTCAGGTGGAGCAGATCCGCAAACAGGTGGAAAAGATAGTTGATGTCATCCGGGTGCAGGACATCTCAGGCTTGAACATCGTCTCCAGGGAACTGGCCCTCATTAAAGTTAAATCGACGCCGGAAACCCGCTCGGAGATCATGCAGATCGTGGACATTTTCCGTGCCAAGATAGTTGACGTTTCAGCCGACTCATTGATGGTCGAAGCCACCGGCGACGAGGAAAAGGTTGATTCTCTGTACAACCTCCTGAAGTCTTTTGGTATCAAGGAGATTTCCCGCACCGGCCGCATCGCCATGGCCCGCGGCGACCAGGGCGGCCGCCGTGACGAGGGCGACGTTTGA
- the ilvB gene encoding biosynthetic-type acetolactate synthase large subunit, producing the protein MKLTGAQILCESLLKEGVDTIFGYPGGQVLPLYHTLTQYPKLRHILVRHEQGAVHAADAYARVTGRIGVCLATSGPGATNLITGLANAYIDSVPMVAVTGQVPRAMIGRDAFQEADITGITIPITKHNYLVMDIGDLARTVKEAFYIAGTGRPGPVLIDLPRDIQQEVTEFHYPARVTLPGYKPTLAGNPLQIKKAAKLLAEAKKPVLIAGHGVRISGAYLELKHLAEALQLPVITTLLGISAFPESHELSFGMMGMHGSAYANMAVTGCDLIIAVGMRFDDRATGKIAAFAPHAKVIHVDIDPAEIGKNVKVDVPIVGDVKAVLVELNKEIAAKRHDDWLAQIRDWKQQFPSGFEIRESSTILPQYVIRKIWETTKGDATVVTGVGQHQMFAAQHFFYDKPNSFITSGGLGTMGFELPAAFGAQTGLPGQTVWCIAGDGSFQMTVQELGTIRQENAPVKIAIINNGYLGMVRQWQELFYERNYSATPLWCPDFVGISQAYSIPAECVTQKTEVVPAIERAMAAQGPYIINFVVEPEENVYPMVPPGAGIDQILHEPGKEAS; encoded by the coding sequence ATGAAACTGACCGGCGCTCAGATTTTGTGTGAAAGCCTGCTCAAAGAGGGTGTAGACACCATCTTCGGTTACCCTGGCGGCCAGGTGCTGCCGCTGTATCACACTCTGACCCAGTACCCCAAACTGCGCCATATCCTGGTCCGCCACGAGCAAGGCGCCGTTCATGCCGCTGACGCCTACGCCCGCGTTACCGGACGGATCGGAGTTTGCCTTGCTACCTCCGGCCCCGGAGCCACCAACCTCATCACCGGACTGGCCAACGCCTATATTGATTCGGTGCCGATGGTAGCAGTCACCGGGCAGGTACCGCGGGCCATGATCGGCCGCGACGCCTTTCAGGAAGCTGATATCACCGGCATCACCATCCCTATCACCAAGCACAATTACCTGGTCATGGACATTGGCGATCTGGCCAGGACGGTCAAAGAAGCGTTTTACATCGCCGGAACCGGCCGTCCCGGCCCGGTGCTCATTGATCTCCCGCGCGACATCCAGCAGGAGGTAACCGAGTTTCACTACCCGGCCCGGGTTACCCTGCCCGGCTACAAGCCGACGCTTGCGGGCAACCCGCTGCAGATCAAGAAAGCGGCCAAACTGCTGGCGGAGGCTAAAAAGCCGGTACTCATCGCCGGACACGGCGTGCGCATCTCCGGCGCTTACCTGGAACTGAAGCATCTGGCGGAGGCGCTGCAGCTGCCGGTCATCACCACGCTGCTGGGCATCTCCGCTTTCCCAGAGAGCCATGAGTTGTCGTTCGGCATGATGGGTATGCACGGCTCGGCCTATGCCAACATGGCCGTCACCGGCTGCGACCTGATCATCGCCGTCGGCATGCGCTTTGACGACCGGGCGACCGGCAAGATTGCCGCCTTCGCGCCGCACGCCAAGGTCATCCACGTCGACATCGACCCGGCTGAAATTGGGAAGAACGTCAAGGTGGACGTGCCAATCGTCGGCGATGTCAAGGCCGTGCTTGTTGAGCTAAACAAGGAGATTGCCGCTAAGCGCCACGACGACTGGCTGGCTCAAATCCGCGACTGGAAACAGCAGTTCCCCTCCGGTTTCGAGATCCGGGAGTCATCCACCATCCTGCCGCAGTATGTCATTCGGAAAATCTGGGAGACGACCAAGGGCGACGCTACGGTGGTCACCGGCGTCGGCCAGCACCAGATGTTCGCCGCCCAGCATTTCTTTTATGATAAACCCAACAGCTTCATCACCTCAGGTGGTTTGGGGACCATGGGCTTCGAGTTGCCGGCCGCCTTTGGCGCCCAGACAGGTCTGCCGGGCCAGACGGTGTGGTGCATCGCCGGAGACGGCAGCTTTCAGATGACCGTCCAGGAATTGGGTACCATACGCCAGGAAAACGCTCCGGTCAAGATTGCCATAATCAACAATGGCTACCTGGGCATGGTGCGCCAGTGGCAGGAGCTTTTCTACGAGCGCAACTACTCGGCCACGCCGCTGTGGTGCCCGGACTTTGTCGGCATTTCCCAGGCTTACAGCATACCGGCCGAATGCGTTACCCAAAAAACCGAGGTTGTCCCGGCTATCGAAAGGGCTATGGCCGCCCAGGGGCCGTATATCATCAACTTCGTCGTCGAGCCGGAGGAGAACGTTTACCCCATGGTACCTCCGGGCGCGGGCATCGACCAGATACTCCATGAGCCCGGGAAGGAGGCCTCTTGA
- the ilvD gene encoding dihydroxy-acid dehydratase, translating to MRSDSIKKGAERAPHRALLRSLGVSPADFNKPFIGVVNSFTDVVPGHQHLRGIGEAVRAGVRQAGGVPFEFNTIAVCDGLAMNHSGMKYSLASRELIADTVEVMAEAHAFDGLVFIPNCDKVIPGMLMAAVRLNIPAVFISGGPMLAGRLNVDGEVKAVDLNSVFEAVGQFVKGGMTADKLEEIEGAACPGCGSCSGLFTANTMNCLTEALGMGLPGNGTIPAVDQRRHALAHRAGETILRLVAEDLRPCDVITPKAIHNAFVVDVALGGSSNSVLHLEAIAHEAGIGFPLLKINEISDHTPCLCRIRPAGEHHIEDLDLAGGIPAVMKELSSRLNLDARSVSGGSIGDVIEDAPFGDGAVIRHAASPYATKGGIAILFGNLAPDGAVVKRSAVAQEMMVHSGPARVFDSEEAVTAGIMAGKIHAGDVVVIRYEGPRGGPGMREMLTPTSMLAGMGLDKSVALITDGRFSGATRGASIGHVAPEAALSGPIAAVEEGDIIDINIPGHCLNVRLPDDEIARRLNTVPHFKPKIKTGYLKRYAAQVSSAARGAVFAD from the coding sequence ATGAGAAGCGATTCAATTAAAAAAGGCGCCGAACGAGCCCCCCACCGCGCTCTGTTGCGCTCCCTGGGCGTAAGTCCTGCTGATTTCAACAAACCCTTCATCGGTGTGGTCAACAGCTTCACTGATGTGGTGCCTGGTCACCAGCATCTGCGCGGCATCGGCGAAGCGGTCAGAGCCGGAGTCCGCCAGGCCGGCGGCGTGCCTTTCGAATTCAACACCATCGCCGTCTGCGACGGCCTGGCGATGAATCATAGCGGTATGAAATACTCGTTGGCATCCCGGGAACTGATAGCCGATACCGTGGAGGTAATGGCCGAAGCCCATGCCTTCGACGGACTGGTTTTTATCCCCAATTGCGACAAGGTCATTCCCGGTATGCTCATGGCGGCGGTGCGGCTCAATATCCCGGCCGTCTTCATCAGTGGCGGTCCGATGCTGGCCGGGCGCCTCAATGTGGATGGCGAGGTTAAAGCGGTCGACCTCAACTCGGTTTTCGAAGCAGTAGGCCAATTTGTCAAGGGCGGCATGACTGCGGATAAATTGGAAGAGATAGAGGGTGCGGCCTGCCCCGGCTGCGGTTCCTGCTCCGGCTTGTTCACCGCCAACACCATGAACTGTCTCACCGAGGCGCTGGGTATGGGTCTGCCGGGCAACGGCACCATTCCCGCCGTCGATCAACGGCGGCACGCTTTAGCCCACCGTGCCGGAGAGACAATCCTACGACTGGTTGCCGAGGATCTACGGCCGTGTGATGTCATCACGCCCAAGGCTATTCACAACGCCTTCGTTGTCGATGTCGCCCTGGGCGGCAGTTCCAACTCGGTGCTCCATTTAGAAGCTATCGCTCACGAGGCAGGCATTGGGTTCCCCTTATTGAAGATCAATGAGATTTCAGATCATACGCCCTGCCTCTGCCGCATCCGGCCGGCAGGAGAACACCATATTGAAGACCTCGACCTGGCCGGTGGCATTCCGGCGGTAATGAAAGAATTGTCCTCGCGATTGAATCTCGACGCCAGGAGCGTTAGCGGCGGCTCGATCGGTGATGTCATCGAAGACGCCCCATTCGGCGACGGCGCCGTCATCCGGCATGCAGCAAGCCCTTATGCAACAAAAGGCGGCATCGCTATACTTTTCGGTAATTTGGCTCCCGACGGAGCGGTGGTCAAGCGTTCGGCCGTAGCTCAAGAAATGATGGTCCATTCCGGACCAGCCCGTGTCTTCGATTCTGAAGAAGCGGTAACCGCAGGCATCATGGCCGGTAAAATCCACGCCGGTGACGTAGTGGTCATCCGATACGAAGGACCCCGCGGCGGGCCGGGCATGAGAGAAATGCTGACGCCGACCTCGATGCTGGCCGGTATGGGACTCGATAAATCGGTAGCCCTCATCACCGACGGTCGGTTTTCCGGAGCTACCCGGGGGGCTTCAATCGGCCATGTTGCGCCGGAGGCGGCACTGTCCGGACCTATCGCCGCCGTCGAGGAAGGCGACATTATAGACATCAACATTCCCGGCCACTGCCTGAACGTCAGGTTGCCTGACGACGAGATCGCCCGGCGATTGAACACAGTCCCACATTTTAAACCGAAAATCAAAACGGGTTATTTGAAACGCTATGCCGCCCAGGTGTCTTCAGCCGCCCGCGGCGCCGTCTTCGCCGACTAG
- the rpiB gene encoding ribose 5-phosphate isomerase B, with amino-acid sequence MKIAVGNDHRGYKLKLKIIEWLKNNDHEVEDFGAYGEESADYPDYAMKVARAVARGDAKRGILICGTGIGMSMAANKLPEIRAALVYLPEFAALTRKHNDANILCLGEINGDDLNLEVLEIFMKTEFEGGRHQRRVAKISGCGC; translated from the coding sequence ATGAAGATTGCAGTCGGTAACGACCACCGCGGTTATAAATTGAAGCTCAAGATCATTGAGTGGCTGAAAAATAATGACCACGAGGTCGAGGACTTCGGCGCTTACGGTGAAGAATCGGCGGATTACCCTGACTATGCGATGAAAGTCGCCAGAGCAGTTGCCCGCGGGGATGCCAAACGAGGTATTCTTATCTGCGGTACCGGTATCGGCATGAGCATGGCAGCCAACAAACTTCCGGAGATCCGCGCCGCGCTGGTTTACCTGCCGGAGTTCGCCGCTCTGACCAGGAAACACAACGACGCGAATATCCTGTGCCTGGGCGAGATAAATGGCGATGACCTTAACCTGGAAGTTCTAGAGATTTTCATGAAAACGGAATTCGAAGGCGGCAGGCACCAAAGGCGGGTGGCCAAGATATCCGGCTGCGGCTGTTGA
- a CDS encoding L-threonylcarbamoyladenylate synthase yields MTSADPTKPFSRDLNKAIDVIRNGGVAALPTDTVYCLAASLEHVDAIGRIFDIKGRATTKALPVLVADSIQMRQVAEMNPLAELLTRRFMPGGLTLILPKKPLVPGIVTGGRESVAVRIPGHTLTLYVIKAVGAPLTGTSANVSGRGSVCNADEVRAQIGNRVDMVLDGGRCPGGVESTIVDLTGPYPVIVREGAVPRAELEAYYFK; encoded by the coding sequence TTGACTTCCGCCGACCCCACGAAGCCATTTTCCCGCGACCTTAACAAAGCCATAGATGTGATCAGAAATGGCGGCGTTGCCGCCTTGCCTACCGATACCGTTTATTGCCTGGCTGCCAGTCTCGAGCACGTTGACGCCATAGGACGCATCTTTGATATTAAAGGCCGGGCGACGACCAAGGCACTGCCGGTGCTGGTGGCTGATTCAATTCAGATGCGGCAGGTGGCGGAGATGAACCCTCTGGCGGAACTGCTGACCCGTCGTTTTATGCCCGGCGGCCTGACCCTTATCCTGCCGAAAAAACCGCTTGTACCTGGCATCGTCACGGGCGGGCGAGAAAGTGTCGCCGTACGCATCCCTGGCCATACCTTGACTCTGTATGTCATTAAAGCGGTAGGGGCGCCCCTGACCGGCACCAGCGCCAACGTCTCCGGGCGGGGCAGCGTCTGTAACGCCGATGAAGTACGCGCACAGATCGGCAACCGGGTAGATATGGTACTGGATGGTGGGAGGTGTCCCGGGGGTGTGGAGTCCACCATTGTTGACCTCACCGGGCCGTATCCCGTCATCGTCAGAGAGGGTGCCGTACCCCGGGCGGAGCTGGAAGCGTACTATTTTAAATAA